The Micromonospora krabiensis genome window below encodes:
- the carA gene encoding glutamine-hydrolyzing carbamoyl-phosphate synthase small subunit, translating to MKRRPAILVLEDGRTFHGEAYGSVGETFGEAVFNTGMTGYQETLTDPSYHRQVVVQTAPHIGNTGVNGEDDESARIWVAGYVVRDPARIGSNWRATGGLEDRLAAEGVVGISGVDTRALTRHLRERGAMRVGISSVEEDPRALLARVRRAPEMVGADLSAEVTTAQPYVVKAEGEHRFTVAALDLGIKRNVPRRLAARGVTTHVLPASSTIDDLLATGADAVFFSPGPGDPATADGPVGLAREVLSRRIPLFGICFGSQILGRALGFGTYKLGYGHRGINQPVLDRATGKVEVTSHNHGFAVEVPGARAGAVVPDQVIETEFGGVQVSHVCLNDNVVEGLRAKDVPAFTVQYHPEAAAGPHDADYLFDRFAELIEGRGLDVNHSEGGKNA from the coding sequence GTGAAGAGGCGTCCAGCGATTCTGGTGCTGGAGGACGGCCGGACGTTCCACGGCGAGGCGTACGGCAGCGTCGGGGAGACCTTCGGCGAGGCGGTCTTCAACACCGGTATGACCGGCTACCAGGAGACCCTGACCGACCCGTCCTACCACCGGCAGGTGGTGGTACAGACCGCGCCGCACATCGGCAACACCGGCGTGAACGGTGAGGACGACGAGTCCGCCCGCATCTGGGTGGCCGGGTACGTGGTGCGCGACCCGGCCCGCATCGGCTCGAACTGGCGGGCCACCGGCGGGCTGGAGGACCGGCTCGCCGCCGAGGGTGTGGTCGGTATCAGCGGCGTGGACACCCGGGCCCTCACCCGGCACCTGCGGGAGCGGGGCGCCATGCGGGTCGGCATCTCCAGCGTGGAGGAGGACCCGCGCGCCCTGCTGGCCCGGGTCCGGCGGGCGCCGGAGATGGTCGGCGCCGACCTCTCCGCCGAGGTGACCACCGCCCAGCCGTACGTGGTGAAGGCCGAGGGGGAGCACCGGTTCACGGTCGCCGCCCTGGACCTGGGCATCAAGCGCAACGTGCCGCGCCGGCTGGCCGCCCGGGGGGTCACCACCCACGTGCTGCCCGCGTCGTCGACCATCGACGACCTGCTCGCGACCGGCGCCGACGCGGTCTTCTTCTCGCCCGGGCCGGGCGACCCGGCCACCGCCGACGGGCCGGTCGGCCTGGCGCGCGAGGTGCTGAGCCGGCGGATCCCGCTGTTCGGCATCTGCTTCGGCAGCCAGATCCTCGGCCGGGCGCTCGGCTTCGGCACCTACAAGCTGGGCTACGGCCACCGCGGCATCAACCAGCCGGTGCTCGACCGGGCCACCGGCAAGGTCGAGGTGACCAGCCACAACCACGGCTTCGCGGTCGAGGTGCCGGGCGCGCGGGCCGGGGCGGTCGTTCCGGACCAGGTGATCGAGACCGAGTTCGGCGGCGTCCAGGTGTCGCACGTCTGCCTCAACGACAACGTGGTCGAGGGGCTGCGGGCGAAGGACGTGCCCGCGTTCACCGTCCAGTACCACCCGGAGGCGGCGGCCGGTCCGCACGACGCGGACTACCTCTTCGACCGTTTCGCCGAGCTGATCGAGGGCCGGGGCCTCGACGTGAATCACAGTGAAGGCGGCAAGAATGCCTAA
- a CDS encoding dihydroorotase: MTAYLVKGVSVLGAAPTDLLIRDGVVAEVGADLTAPGATVVDAAGLVALPGLVDLHTHLREPGREDAETVESGSRAAALGGYTAVCAMANTSPVADTAGVVEQVWRLGREAGLVDVQPIGAVTVGLAGQHLAELGAMADSAARVRIFSDDGHCVADPRLMRRALEYVKAFDGIIAQHAEEPRLTEGAQMHEGEVSTRLGLTGWPAVAEEAIIARDVLLAEHVGSRLHVCHVSTAGSVEVLRQAKARGVRVTAEVTPHHLLLTDVRAETYDPVYKVNPPLRTDADVAALRAALTDGVIDIIATDHAPHAVEDKECEWAYARPGMLGLETALSIALDVLGPRWDLIAERMSRTPARIAGLDGHGVDPAPGAPANLTLVDPAARRTVDPAELASRSRNTPYAGMTLPGRIVATFLRGEPTVLDGKATK; encoded by the coding sequence ATGACCGCGTACCTGGTGAAGGGCGTCAGCGTGCTCGGCGCCGCGCCGACCGACCTGCTGATCCGCGACGGCGTCGTGGCCGAGGTCGGCGCCGACCTGACCGCCCCGGGCGCGACCGTGGTCGACGCCGCCGGGCTGGTCGCGTTGCCCGGACTGGTCGACCTGCACACCCACCTGCGGGAGCCGGGCCGGGAGGACGCCGAGACGGTCGAGTCCGGGTCCCGGGCGGCGGCGCTCGGCGGCTACACGGCGGTGTGCGCGATGGCGAACACCTCCCCGGTGGCCGACACCGCCGGTGTGGTCGAGCAGGTCTGGCGGCTCGGCCGCGAGGCCGGCCTGGTGGACGTGCAGCCGATCGGCGCGGTGACCGTCGGCCTGGCCGGCCAGCACCTCGCCGAGTTGGGTGCGATGGCCGACTCGGCCGCGCGGGTGCGGATCTTCTCCGACGACGGGCACTGCGTCGCCGACCCGAGGCTGATGCGCCGGGCCCTGGAGTACGTGAAGGCGTTCGACGGGATCATCGCCCAGCACGCCGAGGAGCCCCGGCTCACCGAGGGCGCGCAGATGCACGAGGGCGAGGTGTCGACCCGGCTCGGCCTGACCGGCTGGCCGGCGGTTGCCGAGGAGGCGATCATCGCCCGGGACGTGCTGCTCGCCGAACACGTCGGCAGCCGCCTGCACGTGTGCCACGTCTCCACCGCCGGCAGCGTCGAGGTGCTGCGGCAGGCCAAGGCCCGTGGGGTCCGGGTCACCGCCGAGGTGACCCCCCACCACCTGCTGCTGACCGACGTCCGCGCCGAGACGTACGACCCGGTCTACAAGGTCAACCCACCGCTGCGCACCGACGCCGACGTGGCCGCGCTGCGCGCCGCGCTGACCGACGGGGTGATCGACATCATCGCCACCGACCACGCGCCGCACGCGGTGGAGGACAAGGAGTGCGAGTGGGCGTACGCCCGGCCCGGCATGCTCGGGCTGGAGACGGCGCTGTCGATCGCGCTCGACGTGCTCGGCCCGCGCTGGGACCTGATCGCCGAGCGGATGTCCCGCACCCCGGCCCGGATCGCCGGGCTGGACGGGCACGGCGTCGACCCGGCGCCGGGCGCCCCGGCCAACCTGACCCTGGTCGACCCGGCCGCCCGCCGGACGGTCGACCCCGCGGAGCTGGCCAGCCGCAGCCGCAACACCCCGTACGCCGGCATGACGCTGCCGGGTCGCATCGTGGCGACCTTCCTGCGCGGTGAGCCGACGGTGCTCGACGGAAAGGCAACCAAGTGA
- a CDS encoding aspartate carbamoyltransferase catalytic subunit, which produces MIRHLLSGGDVDAATATRILDTAAEMATVAGREVKKLPALRGRTVVNLFYEDSTRTRISFEAAAKRLSADVINFSAKGSSVTKGESLKDTALTLQAMGADAVVVRHPASGAAHRLAEWVDGSVVNAGDGTHEHPTQALLDAYTMRSRLGRLAGLSVAVVGDVLHSRVARSNVLLLSTLGAKVTLVGPPTLIPLDIAQALAPGTDVCYDLDAVLPASDVVMMLRVQRERMNDSYFPSAREYARRYGLDGPRMRRLPEHAIVMHPGPMNRGMEITPEVADSPRSTIVEQVANGVSVRMAVLYLLLGGNNA; this is translated from the coding sequence GTGATCAGGCACCTGCTCTCCGGTGGTGACGTGGACGCGGCCACCGCCACCCGGATCCTCGACACCGCCGCCGAGATGGCCACGGTCGCCGGCCGTGAGGTCAAGAAGCTGCCCGCCCTGCGGGGCCGGACCGTGGTGAACCTCTTCTACGAGGACTCCACGCGCACCCGGATCTCCTTCGAGGCGGCCGCGAAGCGGCTGAGCGCCGACGTGATCAACTTCTCGGCGAAGGGCTCCAGCGTCACCAAGGGCGAGAGCCTGAAGGACACCGCGCTGACCCTCCAGGCGATGGGCGCCGACGCGGTGGTGGTCCGCCACCCCGCCTCCGGCGCCGCGCACCGGCTCGCCGAGTGGGTGGACGGGTCGGTGGTCAACGCCGGCGACGGCACCCACGAGCACCCCACCCAGGCGCTGCTCGACGCGTACACCATGCGGTCCCGCCTGGGCCGGCTGGCCGGCCTGTCCGTGGCGGTCGTCGGTGACGTCCTGCACAGCCGGGTGGCCCGCTCCAACGTGCTGCTGCTGTCCACCCTCGGCGCCAAGGTCACCCTGGTCGGGCCGCCCACCCTCATCCCGCTCGACATCGCCCAGGCGCTCGCGCCGGGCACCGACGTCTGCTACGACCTCGACGCGGTGCTGCCCGCCTCGGACGTGGTGATGATGCTGCGGGTGCAGCGCGAGCGGATGAACGACTCCTACTTCCCGTCCGCCCGCGAGTACGCGCGCCGTTACGGTCTGGACGGGCCGCGGATGCGCCGGTTGCCGGAGCACGCGATCGTCATGCACCCCGGCCCGATGAACCGGGGCATGGAGATCACGCCCGAGGTGGCCGACTCGCCCCGCTCCACCATCGTCGAACAGGTCGCCAACGGGGTCTCCGTCCGGATGGCCGTCCTCTACCTGCTGCTCGGGGGGAACAACGCATGA
- the pyrR gene encoding bifunctional pyr operon transcriptional regulator/uracil phosphoribosyltransferase PyrR has protein sequence MAYPPAAQSPPTRQPSVKVILAAADVHRVVDRIAHQILEKTQGAADTVLLGIPTRGVPLARRLADRISTFEDVTVPVGVLDITLYRDDLRRHATRAVGPTQLPASGIDGKRVVLVDDVLFSGRTVRAALDALSDVGRPASVQLAVLVDRGHRELPIRADYVGKNIPTARTESVRVTLAEVDGADEVKLYGGDIS, from the coding sequence GTGGCCTACCCACCGGCTGCCCAGTCGCCGCCCACGCGGCAACCCTCGGTGAAGGTGATCCTCGCCGCTGCCGACGTGCACCGCGTCGTCGACCGCATCGCCCACCAGATCCTCGAGAAGACGCAGGGCGCCGCCGACACGGTCCTGCTCGGCATCCCCACGCGGGGTGTGCCGCTCGCCCGGCGGCTCGCCGACCGGATCAGCACCTTCGAGGACGTCACCGTCCCGGTCGGTGTGCTCGACATCACTCTCTACCGCGACGACCTGCGCCGGCACGCGACCCGCGCGGTCGGGCCGACCCAGCTTCCGGCCAGCGGGATCGACGGCAAGCGGGTCGTCCTCGTCGACGACGTGCTCTTCTCCGGCCGCACCGTCCGGGCCGCGCTGGACGCGCTCAGCGACGTCGGTCGGCCGGCCTCGGTACAGCTCGCCGTCCTGGTCGACCGGGGGCACCGCGAGCTGCCGATCCGCGCCGACTACGTGGGCAAGAACATCCCGACCGCCCGGACCGAGAGCGTGCGGGTGACGCTCGCCGAGGTCGACGGCGCGGACGAGGTCAAGCTGTACGGAGGCGACATCTCGTGA
- the bldD gene encoding transcriptional regulator BldD: MPSEYAKSLGARLRSIRQQQGLSLQGVEEKSNGRWKAVVVGSYERGDRAVTVSRLAELADFYRVPVSELLPDGSGVRHEPTSKIVLDLERLYDEASEDLAYVARYARAIQQQRGDYNGRVLSIRADDLRALAIVYDASPSGLIERLTEHGVLVADPRAFFAS; the protein is encoded by the coding sequence ATGCCCTCTGAATACGCCAAGTCGCTGGGCGCCCGCCTGCGCTCCATCCGCCAGCAGCAGGGTCTCTCCCTGCAGGGTGTGGAGGAGAAGTCGAACGGGCGGTGGAAGGCCGTGGTGGTCGGCTCGTACGAGCGTGGCGACCGCGCCGTCACCGTGTCCCGCCTGGCCGAGCTGGCCGACTTCTACCGCGTTCCCGTCTCGGAGCTGCTCCCGGACGGCAGCGGGGTGCGCCACGAGCCCACCAGCAAGATCGTCCTGGACCTGGAGCGGCTCTACGACGAGGCCTCCGAGGACCTCGCGTACGTCGCCCGCTACGCCCGCGCCATCCAGCAGCAGCGCGGCGACTACAACGGCCGGGTGCTCTCGATCCGCGCCGACGACCTGCGCGCCCTGGCGATCGTCTACGACGCCTCGCCGTCGGGCCTGATCGAGCGGCTCACCGAGCACGGCGTGCTGGTGGCCGACCCCCGGGCGTTCTTCGCGTC